Proteins from a single region of Pseudopedobacter saltans DSM 12145:
- a CDS encoding DUF2442 domain-containing protein: MGIVSTRRKDHELKVTFNDDTLVIELEDGKETAFPLLWHPQLKNASEEEKQNWELSKDGKKIIWKNLNVEIAI; this comes from the coding sequence ATGGGAATTGTTAGTACAAGAAGAAAAGACCATGAATTAAAGGTTACTTTTAATGATGATACATTAGTTATTGAATTAGAAGACGGTAAAGAAACAGCATTCCCTTTATTGTGGCATCCTCAGTTAAAAAACGCCAGTGAAGAAGAGAAACAAAACTGGGAGCTTAGTAAAGATGGCAAAAAAATTATTTGGAAAAATCTTAACGTAGAAATAGCTATATAA
- a CDS encoding YebC/PmpR family DNA-binding transcriptional regulator — protein sequence MGRAFEFRKERKFKRWAKMAVQFTRIGKDIVIAVKEGGPHPENNSRLRTAIQNAKAVNMPKDRVEAAIKRASDKSTANYDEVVYEGYGPNGVAVLVETATDNTNRTVANVRSYFNKSNGTLGKTGSLDFIFKRVSTFRFAPGDLDLEELELELIDFGLEEIYVEADEEGNDLAVIHAGFEDFGKMQKALEEKGIEIKQAKLERIPLSYAEVNEEQAADIMKLLDKLEEDDDVQAVYHNMAE from the coding sequence ATGGGAAGAGCATTCGAGTTTAGAAAAGAAAGAAAATTTAAACGTTGGGCCAAAATGGCCGTTCAGTTCACACGTATTGGAAAAGATATCGTAATTGCGGTAAAAGAAGGTGGCCCTCATCCAGAAAACAACTCCAGATTAAGAACTGCTATTCAGAATGCTAAAGCTGTAAACATGCCTAAAGACCGTGTTGAAGCAGCTATAAAAAGGGCTAGTGATAAATCGACAGCTAATTATGATGAAGTTGTATACGAAGGATACGGTCCTAATGGCGTGGCAGTTTTAGTAGAAACAGCTACAGATAACACGAACAGAACTGTTGCGAATGTTAGAAGTTACTTCAACAAAAGCAACGGAACTTTAGGCAAAACCGGTTCTCTGGATTTCATCTTTAAAAGAGTATCAACTTTCCGATTTGCTCCAGGCGATTTAGATTTAGAAGAATTGGAATTAGAATTAATCGATTTTGGTTTAGAGGAAATTTATGTTGAAGCAGATGAAGAAGGTAATGATTTAGCTGTTATACATGCAGGATTTGAAGATTTTGGCAAAATGCAAAAAGCTTTAGAAGAAAAAGGAATCGAGATTAAACAGGCTAAACTGGAAAGAATTCCGTTATCTTACGCAGAAGTGAACGAAGAGCAAGCTGCAGATATCATGAAATTATTGGATAAACTGGAGGAAGACGACGACGTTCAGGCGGTTTATCATAACATGGCTGAATAA